AACGACATCCATGTGCCGGTGAACAAGCCGATCCGCGTTCAACTCTCCGCCAAAGACGTCATTCACAGTTTCTTTCTGCCCAACTTGCGGCTCAAGCAAGACGCCGTGCCGGGCCGGACGATTCTCGTCTGGTTCGAGGCCACCAAGCCCGGCAAGTACGAGCTGCCCTGCGCCGAGTTGTGCGGTTTCGGCCATTCGGGCATGAAGGGCTGGCTCTACGTCCATTCGGTGGATGACTACAAGAAGTGGGCGGAAGAAAATCTGGCGCCCAAGCCGCAGTGACCCCTCAGGTTATTTTTTCTGATTCGATCGAGCGCGATTACGGAGGATTTGTAGGATGAGCGATACAGCAGCCGCGCATGGAGCGCATGGCCACCCACAGCTCAGTTTCATACGTACGTATATTTTTTCTCTCGATCATAAAATGATCGGCCGGCAGTTTTTGTTTCAAGGTTTCTTCATGCTGCTGATCGGCGGGTTATTGGCGATGCTGGTGCGCTGGCAGCTGGCCTGGCCCGAAACCGCGGTGCCCGGTCTCGGCTTCATTTCCGAACCCTACATTTATCCTGGCCCCAACGGTGGCGGCATCATTCCGCCGCAGACCTACAACGCGCTGTTCACCATGCACGCGACCATCATGATTTTCTTCGTGGTAATGCCGATCATGGTCGGGACGTTCGGCAACTTTCTCATTCCATTGATGATCGGCGCCGGCGATATGGCATTCCCCAAGCTCAACATGTTGTCGTTTTGGGTCGCCTTCGTTTCCAGCATCGTGTTGCTGGCGAGCTTTTTCGTTTCCGGCGGACCGGCGGCGGGCGGTTGGACCAGTTATGCGACGCTGTCGGCGCGGGCGCAGTATACCGGCGTCGATTTGGGGCAGGATCTGTGGATCATTGCTTTGATGATCAACGGCGTCTCGTCGCTGATGGGCGCGATCAACTATATTACCACGATCATCAATATGCGGGCCCCCGGCATGCATTACTTCCGCATGCCGTTGACCGTCTGGTCGCTGTTCATTACCGCGATTCTCTTGCTCTTGGCTATTCCGGTTTTGACCGCGGCGTTGGCGATGTTGCTCTTCGATCGCATGGTGGGCACGAGCTTCTTCATGCCCGAGGGCGGCGGGCAGCCGCTGCTCTGGCAGCATATGTTCTGGTTCTTCGGTCATCCCGAGGTTTACATTTTAGTTTTGCCGGCCATGGGCGTGACCTCCGATTTGCTATCGACCTTTTCGCGCAAGCCCGTGTTCGGCTACCACGCCATGGCTTTTTCGATGATTGCCATCGCCTTTCTCTCCTGGATCGTCTGGGGCCATCATATGTTTATGAGCGGCATGAACCCGCTGCTTGGCACCGCTTTCATGATGACCACCATGGTGATCGCGATTCCCTCGGCGATCAAGACTTTCAATTGGCTCGGCACGCTCTGGGGCGGCACGATTCGCTTGACCGTGCCGATGCTGTTCGCTCTCGGCTTCGTTTCGAATTTCTTGATCGGCGGCTTGAGCGGGATCTTCATGGCGTCGACGCCGGTGGATATTTTTATCCATGACACTTATTTCATCGTTGCCCATTTCCACTACGTCGTCGCGGGAATCATATTCGCCCTGTTCGCCGCGGTCTATTATTGGTTCCCCAAAATGTTCGGCCGCATGACCAACGAACCGCTAGGAAAGATTCATTTCGTCTTGACCTACATCTTTTTCAACGGCGCGTTTTTCCCGATGCATTTTCTCGGCGTCGCCGGCCATATGCGGCGCATTTACAACCCGATGCAGTACGAGTTCCTCCAACCCTTGCAGCATTGGAATGTCTTCATCACCACCAGCGCGCTGATTCTCGGCGCCTCGCAGATTTTCTTTTTGTTTAATTTCTTCTGGAGCCTGTTCGCCGGCAAGAAGGCCGAGCGCAATCCTTGGCAGGCGAATTCCTTGGAGTGGTCGGCGCCGACGCCGCCGCCGCATGGAAATTTTGAAATCACGCCGACGGTGTATCGCGGCCCTTACGAGTACAGCTCGCCGGAAGTGAAAGAAGATTGGTTGCCCCAGGACAAAGATCTTGGCACCAAAGCCGCGGCGCGGGCGCACTAGGAAGCAGGAGCCCGATGTTCGAAGCCAGAAG
The sequence above is a segment of the Deltaproteobacteria bacterium genome. Coding sequences within it:
- a CDS encoding cytochrome c oxidase subunit I, yielding MSDTAAAHGAHGHPQLSFIRTYIFSLDHKMIGRQFLFQGFFMLLIGGLLAMLVRWQLAWPETAVPGLGFISEPYIYPGPNGGGIIPPQTYNALFTMHATIMIFFVVMPIMVGTFGNFLIPLMIGAGDMAFPKLNMLSFWVAFVSSIVLLASFFVSGGPAAGGWTSYATLSARAQYTGVDLGQDLWIIALMINGVSSLMGAINYITTIINMRAPGMHYFRMPLTVWSLFITAILLLLAIPVLTAALAMLLFDRMVGTSFFMPEGGGQPLLWQHMFWFFGHPEVYILVLPAMGVTSDLLSTFSRKPVFGYHAMAFSMIAIAFLSWIVWGHHMFMSGMNPLLGTAFMMTTMVIAIPSAIKTFNWLGTLWGGTIRLTVPMLFALGFVSNFLIGGLSGIFMASTPVDIFIHDTYFIVAHFHYVVAGIIFALFAAVYYWFPKMFGRMTNEPLGKIHFVLTYIFFNGAFFPMHFLGVAGHMRRIYNPMQYEFLQPLQHWNVFITTSALILGASQIFFLFNFFWSLFAGKKAERNPWQANSLEWSAPTPPPHGNFEITPTVYRGPYEYSSPEVKEDWLPQDKDLGTKAAARAH